One window from the genome of Nicotiana tomentosiformis chromosome 5, ASM39032v3, whole genome shotgun sequence encodes:
- the LOC138892460 gene encoding uncharacterized protein → MTDGVYDEVHGGFGFGDSNGGGTSLMDFSKVFELVIENTSFPKREEHLVTFQSMVAKTHIDYLHLRRCDKGLCKDFKIITRESLATQHRLLVMDVNIMIKRKKRVIKGHPRIRWGALSNEKAQELKGKLMAMGAWRSSGNANGMGSMTVNCIREATREVLGVSKDYSSGHKGD, encoded by the coding sequence ATGACTGATGGGGTTTATGATGAGGTTCATGGCGGTTTCGGCTTTGGGGATAGCAACGGAGGAGGTACTTCATTGATGGATTTCTCTAAGGTTTTTGAGTTGGTGATAGAGAACACTAGCTTTCCTAAGAGGGAGGAGCATCTGGTTACCTTCCAAAGTATGGTGGCTAAGACTCATATTGATTATCTCCACCTCAGGAGATGTGATAAAGGTTTGTGCAAGGATTTTAAGATTATCACGAGAGAGTCCCTCGCAACACAGCATAGGCTCTTAGTGATGGATGTCAACATCATGATAAAGAGGAAAAAGCGGGTGATAAAGGGACATCCGaggatcaggtggggagccttgtCTAATGAAAAAGCACAGGAGTTGAAAGGGAAGTTGATGGCCATGGGGGCCTGGAGAAGTAGTGGGAACGCGAATGGTATGGGGTCAATGACGGTGAACTGTATTAGAGAGGctacgagagaggtgttaggggtctctaAGGATTACTCTAgcgggcacaaaggagactga
- the LOC138892461 gene encoding uncharacterized protein: MQHFVVCMKNWGTKVRKRSYSGWPRRERERKAHYLDQVRCIKNEEERVLMEEAQIKRRWQTYFHKLLNEEGERDIVLGELEHTESHCDFRYYRHINVEEVLGDMHKMSRGKATGPDEIPIEFWRYVGRKGLEWLTRLFNVIFWTKKMP, translated from the coding sequence ATGCAGCACTTTGTCGTTTGTATGAAGAATTGGGGAACAAAGGTGAGgaaaagaagttattccggctggccaaggcgagagagagagagaaaggctCATTATCTGGatcaagtgaggtgcatcaaaaATGAGGAAGAAAGAGTTTTAATGGAAGAGGCTCAGATTAAGAGAAGATGGCAGAcctactttcataaacttctgaatgaagagggGGAAAGAGACATTGTGTTGGGTGAATTAGAGCACACTGAGAGTCACTGCGATTTTAGATACTATAGGCATATTAATGTTGAGGAGGTCCTAGGGGATATGcataagatgagcaggggcaaagcgACTGGACCTGATGAAATTCCTATTGAATTTTGGAGATATGTGGGTAGAAAAGGCTTGGAGTGGCTGACCAGGCTGTTTAACGTTATTTTTTGGACAAAGAAGATGCCATAg